TGCGAACATCCTCGTCGCGATGCATCTCGAAAGCTCGGGATGGATCTAAGCAGAGCTGGCGGGGACACCTTGCTGGCTCGGTCGCCCCAGAACGCACGTACGCCGGTCTGGTGATTCTTTGCCAGTTCGCCGTTCTTTTACCAGTCTTTACCTACCAATCGGTCACCAACTGAGGTATCCATAACGTTGCAGGCGTCACTGACCGGGGGCTTAGCGTCACGGATGACACCCGATGGGGCGGCGATCACGACGACACCAATCGGACGGCGACCAACCTCCTTCGTACGCAACTCTCGCGAGCCTCGAAGCTGAACCGCGCCGCGGCAATCACGCAGACATCGTGCGAAACATCGTGGGCGCGACGGCCTCTCTCGTGGGGCAGTCCTTCCTCGCGCAACTCGTGCTGCACGCGGCACTCGAGCTCAACGTCGACCTTGCCTACGTCTCTGAAGTCACTGAGGCTTCGACGCTAGAACGTGTCGTCGCAACCTCGGACGGCGACGAACTCGCGCTTGCCGGCACGTATGCCACCGACAACTCGCCCTCCGGGGAAGTGATACGGACGAACAACCTCTACTTCTGTGGCGACCAGATCGCGAACAGATTTCCGGACAACGCCTGGCTACGCCAACACCAGATGAGAAGCTTCCTGGGCGTGCCGCTCGTCGGTGTCGATCAAGCGGTTCTGGGCCAGATCGCCGTGATGTCGCGCCAACCGATCCACGAGAGCCTGCCGATCGAATCGACGATTCGCGCGCTCGCGCCCCGCATATCCGGGGAGTTGGAACGACACCGCACAGAGCAACAGATGAGGCGCAGCGAGCAGATGTTCCGCCTGCTCGCGGAACGTGCGGCGGACGTAGTTTTTCACTTCGACTTTCACCCGCAACCGCATTTCGAGTACCTCAGCCCTTCCGTGAAGGTCCTCACAGGCTACGACCCGGACGAGTTTTACGCCGACTGGCGACTCGCGATGCGTATTCTCCACGCTGACGATCACGAGAAGATCTTCGGCAGGGAAGTCCGGAACCAGACGACGCGCGCGATCACGCGCTGGGTACACAGCGACGGACACGTGGTGTACGGCGAATATGTCGCCATCCCGGTAAACGATGACACGGGAAACCTGGCGGCGATCGAGGGTATTGTGCGCGACGTAAGCCCGCGCGTGCGGCTCGAAGAAGCGCTTCGCGAGGCGGAAGGTCGTCAGCGCGCCGTCATCGAAGCGCTGCCAGACATGGTGTTCCGCATCGACAGGGCCGGGGTTTATCGTGAGTTCATACCGGCGGAGGGTGCGACGCCGTTCGCAATTCCCGCGGACTTTGTTGGCCGGAACATTGTCGAGATCATGCCCGAAGATATCGCCGTGGCCTCTCTACGTGCGGTGCATGAGGCATTGGACGGGGGCGAACGCCAGAAGATGGAGTACGCTCTTGTGTACGACGGCGACGAGCGGCTGTACGAAGCCCGCATCGTACCGGTCACGAATGACGAAGTACTTGCCTTCGTCCGCGAGTTCACCGCAGAGCGGAACATGCGGCGCGAGATCGACCGCCGCGAGGAACGCGCGGAACTGGAAGGCAAGGTCGAACGGCAGATCGCGCGCCGCAATCCGTATGGCCTGACGTTTCGCGAATTCACGGTGCTGCATCACGTCGCGGCAGGCTCCGCCGATAAGGAAATCGCCGAAGCCCTCGGCATCAGCACGTTCACCGTCAACAAGCACGTCGCCGCTATTCTCTCGAAGATGGATGCGCCTTCCCGCACGGCGGCCGGCGTCCGCGCATTCCGCGAAGAGCTCCTCGATTAAACACTGCTCGGGCGAGAAATAGGTACGCAAACTCCCATTCATCGGCATGTGGCGGGATGGCTCCAGCCCGTACTCTCACTCTTGCGGCCTCAACAGACGGTCACGGCTCAGCATCGAAGCAACTGCCCGATCGTGAATGCCGGAAGCGTTGGAGGGGGATGCATGTGATTGCAGACAATGCCGTAGCGCTGGCCCGCCGGGCACACGATCCCATCGCAGAGCTGTATCGAGTAGCCGATTACGTGGCGCTGCTCGACCTGCTGCCGATCCCGGCGTGCCTCGCAACGGAAGGCGGCGACTATGTGGCTCGCGGTCGATACTGGCCCATACCCGCTCACATGCCCCTGGTGAACGGCACCAAGTGGCAGTGGCTGGTGGACCTTCCGGACCGCCGCGACATCGCCATCAAGTGGACCCGTGCCGTCGCTTCCGACCAGGACTTCGATGATCGGTGCCGGCTCAATGGACCGCGGCCGGGTAGCGGGCGGTGGTACGCCGTTCATGGGACCCGCATGGACGGTGTGCTGCCGGCCACATGGCTCATCACGGCGACTGACATACACGCGATTAAGACAAATGAAACTCGAATGACGGAGTTCATCGCGTTTCTCGCCCATGAGCTCTCCGGTCCGCTCACGACGATCTCCGGCAACGTCCATATTCTCAACAGCAGACTCGCAACCGTTCCGCCGGACCTGCGAGAGATCGCCCTGGACGATGTCGAAGCCGAAACGAAGCGCCTCCTCCGGCTCACCACGAGCCTCTTGAAGATCGCCCGCATGGAGTCGATGGAGGCGCGGGATTCCTGTGTCGATCTCGACACGCTGCTCGGCGAACTCGTGGCGCGGCACCGCGATGCCTACCCGACGCGGAAAGTCTCGATCCAGCCTGACGCTCGAAACGTGTACGTGCTCGCCGTGAGCGAGTTCGTCGAGGAGATGTTGGCGAACTACCTGGGCAATGCAGAGAAGTACAGCCCCGACCGGAACACATCCATCGAAATTGGCGTGCGGGTCTACGACCGCTCGGTTGAAGTTGTGGTTTCAGACCGCGGTGTGGGCATTCGCGCCGAGGACGTGGAACGTCTCTTCCTTCCCTTTGTGCGCGGCGCGGCTACAACGACGCAGGTCACCGGCAGCGGGATTGGCCTGGCGATCTGCAAACGCCTGGCAGAACTCCAGGGTGGATCGGTGTGGGCCGCGCCGCGCACCGGAGGCGGATCCGAGTTCGGTGTCCGTCTCGTGAGGGCCACATCCGAGGGCCTTGAGTGACGGTCGAGTGACGACGATCTGACGTCGCCAGGGTGCCATCGAGCCATTGGGCGAGGGGCGTCATGCGTTCACTTCTTAGCGCGACATGCCTCGCGCTCGCAGCGGTGCTCACGCTTTCCACCAATGCGACGGTGTGGGCCAACCGCACCTTCTTCGATACCGATCGATTCGTCGGGACGGTCGGTGACGTCCTCGAAGGGGGAGGAAGTGCAGCAGCAACTCGGCTTCCGCGTCTCGACCGAACTCGTGGCCGAAGGAGACGTTGAGGCGCGGATCAGCCAGGCTCTGCCCGAAGGCATGAAGCCGCTGGCGCCCGCGATTGCCGTCACCGCCCGCGAGGTCATCCAGCGGGTCGCGCTTCGGGTGCTGCAATCAGACGAGATCCACGCGGTCCTCGATGTCGCGCTCACCGAGATCCATGGCAGTGTCGTGCGCATCCTGGAAGGCGAGGGCAACGTCGCATTCAGCGACGGTGCGGTGGTGCTCGATCTGCGCGCGATCCTGCAGGAAACCGCCGCGGACTTCGACAGGGACAATGGGAGCGGGCTGTTGGATCGCCTCAATCTCCCCGAGGACTCCGGGCAAGTCGTCCTTATCGAAGACGCGGAAACGGCGAGCACGATCCAGAGCGTAATCGCGCGCCACGACACGATCGTTTGGATCGCGCTCGGCGCCACGGTTGCCTGCTATGCGCTCGCGGTCGCCGTCGCTCGAGACAGGCGCGTCGCCATCCGGAATGCCGGGTTCGTGCTGCTGGCGTCAGGCGTGTTGGCCGTGGTCATCCTGGCACCCGTGCGCCCCATCGTCGCATCGTACGCACAGAATCCCAACGCCGCCGAGCATGTGTTCGATCATCTGGTCAACGATTACCGGACGCAGGCGTTCCTCGTGGTGCTCGCCGGGCTCACGGTCGGCGCCGGCGCCATGATCGCCGGCGACACGCGCCTCGCGAGAGCGGCGCGTGGCACCGTCCTACGAAGCGAAGGCGCCGCCGCATCGGACTTCGCGGACGAGATTCCGAAGCATGCGCCGGCATTGCGTCTGGCCGGACTCGTCGTTGGCGCGCTGCTGCTGACTGCGTGGCCTGAGCCGATGACACGCGTGTTCGTCACGATCATGGCGCGCAAGATCGGCTCGGGACCAGGCGCCGAGCCAGCAATGAGTGAACGGTGTGATTGCTCTCTCTGCCGCGCGGTTTCCTCCCGCACCTGCCGCCACCATTGAGCGAACCGCGGCGAAATCGTCCCGACTAGGTCGAGTGCGAGGGCGGTTAGTCCGACCAGCACGAAGTAACCCGCGAACGCGACTATTACAATCACACCGAACCAGTCCGAGGCACCCATGGGGACAATGATACGCCGCAGGAGCGGTCCTGCCGGAGTTAGTGAGCGGTGCCGCCAATCACCACTGCCCACGAGGAACCGAGGACACGGTGCTCCCTAGATGCCGAATTGTGACGGGCGTGCGACCGCGCCAATAGGTTCGATCATCCGGTAGAGCATTATGTACTGGGCTACGGGGCGTCCGCTATGTCGTCATAGTGCGTACCAAATTGAGAACCTAAGCGAAGTCGGCCGCGTGCCAGATAGCTGAATCTAGCGAGATTAAACGGTGAGCGTGATCGACTTGGGTCAGATCGCCCAGCGCGATGGGCACGGCGTGAGTTCTTGTCCTTAGTGCCCAGACGTTGGGGGCCCTTACGGTGAGGGCCCCCAACAATATCCTGTGCTATCAACTCATGATGCTGCCTCCTCCGGCCAGGGAGGAGGGTTCGCATCAAATGTCGAAGTAGCCGCGCGCAACTGCGAGCCTCAGATCGCTTATCCTCTCAGGGTCATTGCACGCGGGTGTGCGCAGGCCTGCCCGCCTGAAAGCGAGAGTACCTGTGCCTCGATGAGCAGGCAGCGACGCCGTATCGCGAACCGCATCCTCTCCTCTCTCCCGCTGGCGAACTACAAGCGCATCCTCCCGGGCCTGAAGGAAGTTCCACTCAAGTTTCGCATCTCCCTCCACGAGCCCGGTGACAAGATGCCGTACGTTTACTTCCCCAACACCGGCGTGATCTCAACGCTCACTGTGCTGGGAAATGGCAGAGCGGTCGAGATCGCCACGATCGGCAACGAGGGGATGACCGATGTCTCGGTGTTTTTCGGGCTTGAGGAATCCGACTCACGGCTGCTCGTTCAGGTCCCTGGCACCGCCATGCGCATGGAAAGCGAGCGGTTTCGCGAGCACGTTGAGCAGATGCCGATCCTGCGAACGCTCCTGGGCTACTACACCGTGTCGATGCTTGCCCTCGTCGCACAGTCCGCCGCTTGCAATCGCGTGCATCCGATGGTCGAACGCTGCGCGCGCTGGCTGTTGATGACGCACGACCGCGTGGACGCCGCCGCGTTCCCGATGACGCACGAGTTCCTCTCCACGATGCTCGGCGTCCCGCGGCCGAGCGTGTCCACCGCCGCCGCAGCTCTCCAGGCCGCAGGCTTCATCACCTACCATCGCGGGAAGGTCACGGTACTCGACCGGCGCGGCCTCGAGAGTGCCAGCTGCGAGTGCTACCGCCTCATCCGGGAGCGCTTTGACCGGCTGCCCGGCCGTAGCAAGGGCAGCACACCCGGCAGGCGGCTGCTGTCCTCGGGTGAACAAGCGTCTGTCTGATGCTATTGCCGACGCTATTGCGTCGTCATAGCGTGCGGTGTTACTCCGTCGAACGCCTGATCCCTGGTAGAAACGGAAGGTGGCCCCGGCAGCTCTGACTCCACGTACCGATAGAAATCAAGCCGACTTTGACTGCGGCGCGGCCCGAAGTAGGGCGCCAACATCCTCAGGCGGGAGGGGCTCACTAAAGTAGAAGCCTTGAACAAAGTCACAGGACCGCGCCCGCAGCCAACCGACCTGCTCAACCTGCTCGACGCCCTCGGCCACGATCTCCAAGTCCAGCGATTGCCCAAGCTCGATGATCGACTGGACAATCTCTTGCTCCTTCCCCTGCTCGGTGAGTCCATCCACGAACGACTTATCGATCTTCAACACATCGATGGGGAAGCGGCGCAGGTAGCTCAACGACGAGTAGCCGGTGCCAAAGTCGTCGATGGCCAGCCGAACGCCCAGCACCTTGAGCTCCATGAGATGCGCCATCGACCGCTCCACGTTCTGCATCATGACGGTCTCCGTGATCTCCAGGATGAGAGACGAGGGAGGCAGACCAGATTCGTTGAGCGCACCGCGCACGATGTCGAGAAGTCCGGGTTGATGTACCTGTGCGGCAGAGACGTTCACGGCGATCGAGAGCGGGGGCTCGGCGGGAAACTGAAGCTGCCATTGTCGACCTTGCTTGCAGGCTTGTTCGATCACCCATTGCCCGATCGGGATGATGATGCCCGTGCTCTCCGCGACCGATATGAACTCTTGCGGTGCGAGCATACCTCTGGTCGGATGGTTCCATCGAAGTAGGGCTTCGACTCCGGCGATGTTGCCGTCGGATAGCCGCACACTCGGCTGGTAGTGGAGGGCAAGCTCATCTCGCTCTAGGGCTCGCTGTAGTTGGCTAGCGAGGGCGAGGTTGATACCGACGGAGGATTCCATCGCAGGCCGATAGAGTGCATGCCCGTTCTTTCCACGCGACTTGACGGCGTACATGGCCACGTCTGCACGCCGCAGGACTTCGTCTGGAGGATCTGCGCTCGTGCCGAGCGCCACGCCGATGCTCGCTCGAACGAACACTTCATGCATTTCAAGCGCGACCGGCGACTGGAGCGCAAGCAAGATGCGCTCGGCGACGTGCCGAGCTTCGTCCGCGTGTGCGACCTCTTCGACGAGGACAGCAAACTCGTCGCCACCTATGCGCGCCGCCGTGTCTCCGGGACGGAGGCACGCCACGATTCGCCTTGCGACTTCTTGGAGCAGGCGATCTCCTGCCGGGTGTCCCAGGGAGTCATTCACGGACTTGAAGTCATCAATGTCTATGAACAACACCGCGAGCTGCTTGCCGTCCCGGACGGCACGCTCTGCGGCGTGTTCCAGCCGGTCCAGGAAGCGCGCGCGGTTCGCGAGCTGGGTTAGACCATCGTGAAACGCTTGATGGCGGAGTTGTTGCTTGAGTTCGCGCTCCGTCTCCAGAGTCCGCTGGAGGCTCTGGCTTGTCCGGCGGTGGTCCTCCACCTCGCGCTCCAAGTCACCGTTCGCCCGCTCTAATTCCCGGGTGCGCGCCTCCAAGTCTTGCGCGAGGTACGCGTTCAGTTCCTCTGAACGGCGAATCAGCGCATCTGCCATCGAATTGACGTCGTCGGCCAGGTCGGCGAGTTCGCGCGGTCCCTCACGTCGAACGCGCGCCGTGAGATCTCCTGACGCGATCGCACGCGTGGCAAGGCTTGTCCGGCGGAGCGCCTTCCCTATCCACTGGTAGCTCGCGGCACCGACGACGGCGAGCAGGACAAGGCAAAGGCCGCCAATCGCGAGTGACC
The Dehalococcoidia bacterium DNA segment above includes these coding regions:
- a CDS encoding EAL domain-containing protein, which produces MVLLLLAAVLIVVGTQATADRHSEAQGRADRAIANTGLFQEAISSAYDEWVMVTSYFVTQDEAYITRFRESRSRVDESLAELIADARVHDAAFSQQLDEYAATHGHFAAAEEQVIDEITSGDLLAAISIAVDSALTVESAAFLEDLKGEIEAQQAELRSAQREQERAVEATARWSLAIGGLCLVLLAVVGAASYQWIGKALRRTSLATRAIASGDLTARVRREGPRELADLADDVNSMADALIRRSEELNAYLAQDLEARTRELERANGDLEREVEDHRRTSQSLQRTLETERELKQQLRHQAFHDGLTQLANRARFLDRLEHAAERAVRDGKQLAVLFIDIDDFKSVNDSLGHPAGDRLLQEVARRIVACLRPGDTAARIGGDEFAVLVEEVAHADEARHVAERILLALQSPVALEMHEVFVRASIGVALGTSADPPDEVLRRADVAMYAVKSRGKNGHALYRPAMESSVGINLALASQLQRALERDELALHYQPSVRLSDGNIAGVEALLRWNHPTRGMLAPQEFISVAESTGIIIPIGQWVIEQACKQGRQWQLQFPAEPPLSIAVNVSAAQVHQPGLLDIVRGALNESGLPPSSLILEITETVMMQNVERSMAHLMELKVLGVRLAIDDFGTGYSSLSYLRRFPIDVLKIDKSFVDGLTEQGKEQEIVQSIIELGQSLDLEIVAEGVEQVEQVGWLRARSCDFVQGFYFSEPLPPEDVGALLRAAPQSKSA
- a CDS encoding HAMP domain-containing sensor histidine kinase — protein: MALLDLLPIPACLATEGGDYVARGRYWPIPAHMPLVNGTKWQWLVDLPDRRDIAIKWTRAVASDQDFDDRCRLNGPRPGSGRWYAVHGTRMDGVLPATWLITATDIHAIKTNETRMTEFIAFLAHELSGPLTTISGNVHILNSRLATVPPDLREIALDDVEAETKRLLRLTTSLLKIARMESMEARDSCVDLDTLLGELVARHRDAYPTRKVSIQPDARNVYVLAVSEFVEEMLANYLGNAEKYSPDRNTSIEIGVRVYDRSVEVVVSDRGVGIRAEDVERLFLPFVRGAATTTQVTGSGIGLAICKRLAELQGGSVWAAPRTGGGSEFGVRLVRATSEGLE
- a CDS encoding Crp/Fnr family transcriptional regulator — its product is MSRQRRRIANRILSSLPLANYKRILPGLKEVPLKFRISLHEPGDKMPYVYFPNTGVISTLTVLGNGRAVEIATIGNEGMTDVSVFFGLEESDSRLLVQVPGTAMRMESERFREHVEQMPILRTLLGYYTVSMLALVAQSAACNRVHPMVERCARWLLMTHDRVDAAAFPMTHEFLSTMLGVPRPSVSTAAAALQAAGFITYHRGKVTVLDRRGLESASCECYRLIRERFDRLPGRSKGSTPGRRLLSSGEQASV
- a CDS encoding PAS domain S-box protein, whose product is MRNIVGATASLVGQSFLAQLVLHAALELNVDLAYVSEVTEASTLERVVATSDGDELALAGTYATDNSPSGEVIRTNNLYFCGDQIANRFPDNAWLRQHQMRSFLGVPLVGVDQAVLGQIAVMSRQPIHESLPIESTIRALAPRISGELERHRTEQQMRRSEQMFRLLAERAADVVFHFDFHPQPHFEYLSPSVKVLTGYDPDEFYADWRLAMRILHADDHEKIFGREVRNQTTRAITRWVHSDGHVVYGEYVAIPVNDDTGNLAAIEGIVRDVSPRVRLEEALREAEGRQRAVIEALPDMVFRIDRAGVYREFIPAEGATPFAIPADFVGRNIVEIMPEDIAVASLRAVHEALDGGERQKMEYALVYDGDERLYEARIVPVTNDEVLAFVREFTAERNMRREIDRREERAELEGKVERQIARRNPYGLTFREFTVLHHVAAGSADKEIAEALGISTFTVNKHVAAILSKMDAPSRTAAGVRAFREELLD